In Bifidobacterium sp. ESL0775, the following are encoded in one genomic region:
- a CDS encoding bifunctional alpha,alpha-trehalose-phosphate synthase (UDP-forming)/trehalose-phosphatase, whose amino-acid sequence MARLIIVSNRLPMSLHAKQDGTYALSQNIGGLATAIGPYHKSHNDCLWVGWSGIDPQTRSKAEIEKISDEFTSNRCIPVFLDQREIDGYYAGYSNDTLWPLFHDFAHQAKFDSSTWKVYQEVNQKFADAIVELVNPDDTVWIQDYHLMLLPALLRARFPKLKIGWFLHIPFPSPEIFHQLPNGKELLEGLMGADLLGFHTEDFCVNFLASVRSLLHTEVDKDGRIPVQQGGTQRFVTVDAFPIGIDYGLYRRNAHSSLAQAMRHGIEAVSGKRTRRVSTSLSAESQAAAEASENWSTYTEDDLSEVKLAQSAAAKRGTKGNKVVISVDRLDYTKGLPERLRAFALMLSRYPEWVGHVTYYLLATPSREDVETYRQLKDQVDQLVGEINGKYSLLSWTPIHYITRSLPIKPVCGIYTAGDVALVTPLRDGMNLVAKEYLAARDGGDGALVLSDECGAARELTDAFIVNPYDTEAVCEALHSALEIGSGEAKRRNAAMQARLKYRTASLWSTEFLSTLRQVSDPRMADRRLQSAQRDHLVHQWGQSKRKLLLCDYDGTLTQLVRTPGRAKPTRRLLALLRQVGSIPDVDLYIVSGRTQETMEDWFGDLPVGLIAEHGAWRSEPVASDAAASKRVWKRADGLPDPEEWRPIIETIMNKSVARVPESFIEHKSTDLAWHYRLSDQKLAKEQRERLVAELKKICPQYDLMVMRNAKVIEVCPANVSKGQAVEPLLRCGRYDFVLALGDDTTDETMFASIIAAAGSNAEPRGVVETTQKAPSSAAAESDVQQDGKSLIGWAVKVGPGDTNARSRIATPTDTARLLGYLVAESEAVAAGSTPEIESKAKPKLKSESKPEPASVATAKAEPAGKSKAKTSAKPKHSAKSKK is encoded by the coding sequence ATGGCTCGTTTGATTATCGTTTCCAATAGACTCCCCATGTCGTTGCATGCCAAGCAGGATGGTACGTATGCCTTGAGCCAGAACATCGGCGGGCTCGCCACGGCCATCGGCCCCTACCACAAATCCCACAACGATTGCCTGTGGGTCGGTTGGAGCGGCATCGATCCCCAGACCCGCAGCAAAGCCGAGATCGAGAAAATCAGCGACGAGTTCACCAGCAACCGTTGCATCCCGGTTTTCCTCGATCAAAGGGAAATCGACGGCTACTATGCCGGCTATTCCAACGATACGTTGTGGCCGCTGTTCCATGATTTCGCCCACCAGGCCAAGTTCGATTCCTCGACGTGGAAGGTCTACCAGGAAGTCAACCAGAAGTTCGCCGACGCCATCGTCGAGCTGGTCAATCCCGATGACACCGTGTGGATCCAGGATTACCATCTCATGCTGTTGCCGGCCCTGTTGCGCGCCCGCTTCCCCAAGCTCAAAATCGGCTGGTTCCTTCACATTCCGTTCCCGAGCCCCGAGATCTTCCACCAGTTGCCCAACGGCAAGGAACTGCTTGAAGGCCTGATGGGGGCCGATTTGCTGGGCTTCCATACCGAGGATTTCTGCGTGAATTTCCTCGCCTCTGTGCGCTCGCTGCTTCATACCGAGGTCGACAAGGACGGCCGCATTCCGGTTCAGCAAGGTGGGACGCAACGCTTCGTCACGGTCGACGCCTTCCCCATCGGTATCGATTACGGCCTCTACCGCCGCAACGCCCATTCCAGCCTCGCGCAGGCTATGCGCCACGGCATCGAGGCTGTCAGCGGCAAGCGCACTAGGCGCGTGAGCACCTCGCTTTCCGCAGAATCCCAAGCCGCGGCCGAGGCCAGTGAGAATTGGAGCACATACACCGAAGACGACCTTTCCGAGGTCAAGCTGGCGCAATCTGCGGCGGCCAAGCGCGGCACCAAAGGCAACAAGGTCGTCATCTCCGTCGATCGCCTCGATTACACGAAGGGCCTGCCGGAGCGCCTGCGCGCCTTCGCCCTGATGCTCAGCCGCTACCCGGAATGGGTAGGCCACGTCACCTATTACCTGCTGGCCACGCCTTCGCGCGAGGACGTTGAGACCTACCGCCAGCTCAAGGACCAGGTCGACCAGTTGGTCGGCGAGATCAACGGCAAGTATTCGCTGCTTTCGTGGACCCCGATCCATTACATCACCCGCTCGCTGCCCATCAAGCCGGTTTGCGGCATCTACACCGCCGGCGACGTCGCGCTGGTCACCCCGTTGCGCGACGGCATGAACCTGGTCGCCAAGGAATACTTGGCCGCCCGCGATGGTGGCGATGGCGCGCTGGTGCTTTCCGACGAATGCGGTGCGGCACGTGAGCTGACCGATGCCTTCATCGTCAACCCTTACGACACCGAGGCCGTGTGCGAGGCCTTGCATTCGGCCCTCGAGATCGGTTCCGGCGAGGCCAAGCGCCGCAACGCCGCCATGCAGGCCCGCCTGAAATACCGCACCGCGAGTCTGTGGAGCACAGAGTTCTTGAGCACCTTGCGCCAGGTCAGCGATCCGCGCATGGCCGACCGCCGCTTGCAGAGCGCCCAGCGCGACCATTTGGTCCATCAGTGGGGCCAGTCCAAGCGCAAATTGTTGCTGTGCGATTACGACGGCACGCTGACCCAGCTGGTGCGCACCCCGGGCCGCGCGAAGCCGACGCGTCGTCTGTTGGCTTTGCTTCGCCAGGTCGGTTCCATCCCCGATGTGGATCTGTACATCGTTTCCGGGCGCACGCAGGAGACGATGGAGGATTGGTTCGGCGATTTGCCGGTCGGCCTCATCGCCGAGCACGGCGCATGGCGCAGCGAGCCAGTCGCCTCCGACGCCGCGGCCTCCAAGCGCGTATGGAAGCGTGCCGACGGCTTGCCCGATCCCGAGGAATGGCGCCCGATCATCGAGACCATCATGAACAAGTCGGTCGCCCGTGTTCCGGAATCATTCATCGAGCACAAGTCCACGGATCTGGCTTGGCATTACCGCCTGAGCGACCAGAAACTCGCCAAGGAACAGCGCGAACGCCTGGTGGCCGAGCTCAAAAAGATCTGCCCGCAATACGATCTGATGGTCATGCGCAACGCCAAGGTCATCGAGGTCTGCCCGGCGAATGTGAGCAAAGGGCAGGCAGTGGAGCCATTGTTGCGCTGTGGCCGTTATGATTTCGTGTTGGCCTTGGGCGACGACACCACTGACGAGACGATGTTCGCCTCCATCATCGCCGCCGCTGGCAGCAACGCGGAGCCTCGTGGAGTCGTCGAGACAACGCAGAAGGCTCCCTCTTCGGCTGCTGCGGAAAGCGATGTCCAGCAGGACGGCAAGTCCCTGATCGGCTGGGCCGTCAAGGTCGGTCCAGGCGACACCAATGCCCGTTCCCGCATCGCGACCCCAACCGACACGGCGCGTCTGTTGGGTTATCTGGTGGCCGAGTCCGAAGCGGTCGCCGCAGGCTCGACTCCCGAGATCGAGTCGAAGGCGAAACCCAAGCTCAAGTCCGAATCCAAGCCAGAGCCGGCGTCCGTTGCCACGGCGAAGGCCGAGCCCGCGGGCAAGTCCAAGGCCAAGACCTCCGCGAAACCCAAGCATTCGGCGAAATCCAAAAAGTAA